AAAATAGTTGATATATATAGTTTATGTATACCGATTAAGAGTTGTTAATATTTTTGGCCGAGCGTCCAATTGCGTATCTTTCCTGACTTTTTACTAGCTGCTCGAGTCCGATAAGAAATCGATCTTTATACAAATAACCGACCAaattcattatttactttttttagtcatatacatagattatacacatataattcataaattaagcatatattatATCTCCAccgactatttttaatttaattggtTGGATGAGCGACTATTTCAATTAATTTTTCTACCTTTAAAACTCTAGGCAATTGCCAGTAGTATATGACATCCTCGAGAAGATATTAAAGACAAGCTGTACTGATACTGAAATAACATAAATGTAACTATTATTAGATTTAAACCAGTAAACTTCTTACAAATGTCACACATCCAGCTTTTTCTCTATATATCTTGTTCTTACCTAAAACATGTACAACCATGTGACTGAAAAATATCACCAAAATCACTTCCTTTCCCCTTTCACTTTACATAATTTTAGTACTATAAATACATACAACTCTAAGCTACCAAAACAAAACACACCACACACAAGAAACACAAAAAATTATATCACTATATTCAATATGGGAACTCTTTATCAACCCCTCGAATCAACTATTCAAGAACTTAAGGTCACAATTCAAGACACAAGCTTAGTTTTTCCTTCAGAAGAAACTCAGAAAAAACCTATGTTTTTATCAAATATTGATCAAGTCCTCAATTTTGATGTCCAAACGTTGCATTTTTTTCCTGCCAATTCTGAATTTCCACCAGAAATTGTGAAAGAAAAACTCCGAAACGCGTTATCGAAAGTACTAGTTCCATATGATTTTTTGGCTGGGAGGCTTAAGATGAATCACCAAATTGGAAGGTTGGAAATAGATTGTAATGCAGAAGGGGCTGTATTTGTTGTAGCTTCAAGTGAATTAACATTAAAAGAAATTGGTGATTTGGTTTATCCTAATCCTGGATTTAGACAACTTATAACTCAGAGTATTGATCTCTTGGAAAAAGATGATAAACCACTTTGCATTATCCAGGTATGAAACATGTCCTTTAGGTACTGCGCTCTCTGTTCCAGTTTATATGATACTGTTATTATTTTCGGAGTCAAACAACTTTTGTCTTGATCACAACTTTCTCGTATATAATTTATtacttttaattatataaattagAAAGTTGTGATTTTGTTGTAGTTTAATCAAGCTTCTAATTAtgtaaatttaatttatttttaaaacattaTAAAATGATGTCTAGATTTAGACCGAAAACTTGTATGTTTGTTTTTCGTACTCCGAACAATTTCATTCTTTATCAATGATTTATGTAGTGACGACATAAATTTTTTTATACTATCAATATAATTTTAACAGATTATATAGGTTATTAGTTTATCTTTTAGGTTCTTAAATCATGCTTAATACGTTGAGAGTTATTTATTATACTGTCAGTACATTGTAACATAAAGTCGTTTCTATTTCAATTGTTTCCTAATTATTATTGATATGGTCAGGGTATTAGTTGCTTGCATAACCATATATAGAAATTTAATAAAGTTTCATGGACAattcatttaaaataaatcgcCTATATGTGGCTTTAGTAATTATAGGAAATCTTAAGAGATCTATCAATAGTTCGCTTATAGAAAGTCACTTATCCACCCACAAGTTTGCCACTATTAATTTTGGTCCCAAAATATTTGTTTGTCTCTATTTCTTGTGACTTCCTCCTTTTTTTTAAAGACTAATCTTATAATTGTCAAATTCTCATCTGAATATTTCTCTCACTTGAAATGTTTTtgctaataataattttttaaaaaaaatataatgttcGTCGCATTGTGAAAGAGCTCTTCTTTTCTCtcccaaaagaaaagagaagaaggtAAGAATTAAAAATTGGCCTTTTTAAGAAATGTATTTTATTTCCATTAAAGGTAACATTAAATGAGTAGCTTTAATTATTGTAATATTGGACCTAGCTAGAATAGAAGCGCAGAGCAGTCATTAATTAATTCTCTTCGAGTTTTTACCAAATGCCAACTACTCAATGATACAAATAATGCCAATGTTTTGGGCGGCCTCCTATATCAGGATAAGTAAATGATGTTCTTTCACATCTTGTCTCATCTTTGATGTTAATTAACAACAAAGGTGAATTTAAGACGGATTTTATAGTTTAATTCAACTCATTATTTTCAAATCGAATTATATATacatatgataaaaattaaaaaatttaagaaaatatactTATACTAAATTTATCTATATGACCAATCATTTTCAACACCTAACAATGTGAAATTGTTActcttttgtttttattcattagtTAAAAAGGATAAGAACAAATTTTTTTCACTTGGTATCCCCCATTTTACTTTTTCATAGACAAATTTGGGGTCATATATACTTTTAAGGTTAAGCCTTCGCCTATTACGCAGCTCTCCTAGCTTTTCAAAAGACAATAAACACAAGATTAATATTGATCTTAGAAGATTAAGATCCATAATTTATTATTGAGACACATTGGCATTAAATTCCATGTGCATGCTAAATTACATATCATTGTCAAGCCACATTAAATGATCATAAATGGGTTTGAGAACCATATTTCTTCTCCAAAGCCACAAGATTTGGTCATGCGACAGATATAACcatttatttttttagaatttttatacaaataatcggccaaaattataatttattttcttagacagtatacataaattatacatgattgaacacatttatatatatatatatatattggatgagCTGTTTAGGTaaattttttaattgtttttaccTCTTTTAGGTGACATCATTTAAGTGTGGTGGTTTTGCTATGGGCACATCAACAAATCACATAACCTTTGATGGAACAAGCTACAAGATTTTCTTACAAAACTTAGCTTCTCAAGCATTTGGTGATGACAAGCCCTTAGCTATTGTCCCATGCAATGATCGTTCTCTTTTAGCCGCTCGATCACCACCACGTGTCGATTTCCCACATCCTGAATTACTCAAATTGGAAGTCCCTATAGGTGAAGAACTAAATCCTACAGTATTTGAAACCCTAGAAGAAGAGCTTGTgttcaaaatatttaagcttaATTCAAGTGACATTAGTTCATTGAAGGACAAGGCAAAAGACGAAAATGCCCCTCATGCAAAAGTTACAAGTTTTAATGTGGTAACTGCTTATGTATGGAAATGCAAGGCATTATCTTTTGATGTTGAGAACAATTCAGAGAGAATTTCCACTGTTTTATTTGCTGTTGATATAAGGCCAAGGCTAAATCCACCATTACCAAAATCATACACTGGAAATGCTGTTTTGACTTCCTATGCTTCCGCCACGTGTCACGAGCTCGAAGAATGGCCATTTTGTAAAATTGTGGCTATGGTATCAAAAGGGGCTATGAGAATGACTGATGAATATGCTAGAAGTGCAATAGATTGGGGAGAATTTTATAAGGGATTTCCAAATGGAgaatttttaatttcttcttGGTGGAGATTAGGGTTTTCTGAAGTGGAATACCCTTGGGGAAAACCTAAGTATAGTTGTCCAGTGGTTAGCCATAGAAAAGATATTATTTTGTTGTTCCCTAATATTGATGATGGTATTACAAGCAGCAGCAATGATGGGGTCAATATTTTGGTTGCTCTTCCTATCAAACAGATGGAGAAATTTGAATCCTATTTTAATAAGTTTTTGTTGGCTTAAgataatacttttttttttaaaaaaaatgaaagattcttatatatatatgttgtaaaCATGATGAATGTTGAAAATTATTTGTATGGTGcttctaaaattattattattataaaggatgatttgcacaatttttttttttttgggaaggGTTTATTGTAATAAATAACGGAATTTGATATATGGTTgtttatataataatatatataaagatcttggCATGCATACTTGTGGATGATGTGTTACATAGGTACTTTTTGACTTTTCCTATAGAGAAATATTTATTAGTGTTTGATTCATATTTATACATAAGAAGTCAACACAATGGCGTAGCTACCCCATTACAAGGGTGGTTGAACACACTCCATTGATTTCGTTGAAAAATTATAATGTGTATATAAATTAAATACTATTTTATATGgttatatattatatttgaacaCCCTTCATATAGTTGAGAGTGATAATCCAGCGGTAGCGGTTCAGGGTGTTCAAAATGACGTATTGTTCACGAGTTCAAATTTCTGCCTATTTTATTTGCCAAAATTAAACGTAGACCACCATGTGTGGCcaatttgattctttttcaatctaaaattttttctaataaaaaaactcttaaaatttaaaatttgtgtAGAAATAAATAACtaatttaaaaagtactttttaactaaaaattatttcttaaataaattttataatttaaaagtcaagCTCTACAAAAAATTCTTCAACAAAAGCTCTTTACAAACTGCAAATTCTCtcgactctctcttttctttagttttatgcTTACTTTTATTAGTAAAATTTTTGACGatgtcttttttttattttttattttgatatgatttataaaattatagttctattaaaagttttttttaagcTAAATGTTGTGTAGTAATATTTTGTTATACGATTCATTGATGAAAAAATTATTGACCTGTTTAAGATTTGAATTCCTTGAGGGAATTCCTGGCTATGTCACTGCTCCAACGAGAGCAATACTTGAAATGATAATCCATAAAAAATACCAAAGTGCACGTATTTTCCCAACGAGTATATTAACTTATTTTATTTCTTGGATATAATGTCATACATTGCCAAAAGGGAGAGCTAGGATTTTGAGTTCATGAGTTTCTGATCCTAGAAAGGACAATTTGCCGGGTTTTAGataaattatttatacatatatattaaacAGATGCATATTATAGTCGACGGCCACCAGTGCCATTTTCCCTTTGGCCATTAAAGTAAACAGCAGCAGTAGGTAAGCCAAGATTATGAAGCTGTGCAAAATCTCTTGTGTTGAAATTCTGACGACTTTGAGGAGCATAGACATTATTTTCTCGACGTAATTGCAGAAATAGCACGAAAACAAACCGATGTATTCCTATTGTAGGCCTTGGGCTCTCATAGGATACCACTTCATTGCCTATAAATTAACCCAATaaacaatcaaataaacaaaacataaattaaaaatcaTGTCTACTCTTATGGCCTATATGTTGCtcggatttttcaaaaattatgtcTGATGTGTGTCGGCAGTGGCGGTGCCACATACACTGAAGGGTGGTCAGTTGAACACTCTTCATCGAAAATTTATATTgttcatataaaaaattataatgtatatataaatcaaaatttactttttatacatatatattaaatCTTGAACACCCTTACTGAAATTTCTGATTTCGCTATTATATAGCGGATCCTCTAAAAGTAATATATTTTTTAAGGATCCAATACGAATGCAACAATTTTTTTGGAGAATCCACGCAACATAACTTATGGCTACTTTTAACTCTCAATTTTACGTTGTCTTTGTCTACTTATAACcctaaaggaaaaaaaatactatTTCCTCGTTTCGAAAAGAATGATGAAATATAAGAGTAATAAAAATCGTACGTGATTAGAATGAAGGACAGAGACTTACCGAAGTTTACTCCTGTAGTTGCTGGGATATCAGTGACCAACCTAGCAAAGAATCAGCGCACTTGTTGAAATTGGGTAATtccaaaaatgttttttttttgtttgcaaTATGATATTCTTAAATTATCTGTAAAAGAATATGATATTTTTCGACCATATTTTATGAAACAAAAGTGAGTATAAGTTTTATTTCTAGCATTTGTATTCCATAGACTTTTCTTGACTTGTTACATAAATAGCCGGACAAATTTATTGTTTGTTTTTTCTAGCCGATATACATAGATTATGCACTGATTATATatagttatacatatattatacatgaatAATACTTATATTATACACATATCAGCTAGTTACATAAATAGCCGGACAAATTTATATAGTTACGCTAATTTTGAAATTTAGTTGCGCTGTTCAAGCTCCCGTTTAAATCTTTTTTTTCCCCGCAGTTCTCATATAGTCTAAACAATCGGAATTTGTTAAATAGTTGACGAATAAATCAAAGGTTCTCTTTTGGCAAAATTTAAAGAACCCAATCTGTTCAGAAGTATGATTTCTATTCTTTCCAAGATACTCAATCCAGAAAGATCGGATTGAAGTGAATATATGCGAGAGCTACTGAAAATTGCCATATGTAGATTACAATGATAGAAATGTTGAAGTGTGTTAAAAAGTAGGTGAAAATCACGAGAAATTAGGatttaaattaattcaaaaagaTAAGAACTCTTTCATTTttggaaaaatgacattgtatatctgctttaaaaataatagccgaaaatatATAGAATAcatttatgtatatataaaaaatatataattttataccCTTATACCGCTATCGGACGCAGAGGGGGACGCATATGATGACTTAAGGGGTCACCAGCACCCAAAAACTTCGGCAAAAACTCCATATATACTtgcaaatattttaaaaaaatagccaGATATTAGCATAGACCTCCGCACCAATCTTTGAACAGTGATAAATTTTTATTGAATGTCATGATGCCCCGTTTTAGTGGGCAAAATTAGAGTGGTATAAAGCTATCAGAGAAATCCGATATATTGGAAATTCTTATTATCACTGGTACGAGAACCATGCTTCTTTGAACTTTGAGGAATAACAGTGAAGGAACTTAAGGGCTCATTTGGGATGAgagataagggataattaattttgggattaaatttgagatgagtttatcccaAGTTTGGTTGAGATAAAATCGTGATATAACTAATCCCGGAATTAATTATCCCGaaattgtagtattttttttatccCCATGGGAGGGTGGGATAACTAATTCCGGAATAACTAATCCCGAAATAATTAATCATAGGATAACTTGTTTCCGAACCAAACAATTCTTTAAAGTACAAGAATGCAATACTTAAGATTTGAACATGCAGTCTAAAGTGATTATATTCTTATGCCACTTTTTTATTAAATTAAGAGCTTATTTATATGAGATCGAACAATTTATGTATGTATTAAATAAATTTGTTTTAGTGtattaatataatataattttctGGCGAAACAAATTCAAGTGATCCTCCTTTAATACACCCCAACGCCTAGACCTCAAACTCAAAACCACCTCTCACTTTCCAGAAAGCATAAGAAGAAAGAACAGTAAAACGAACATTTTAGTATTAATGGTGTAAAAACTAATTATATTGTcagtatatataaattaaatcgACAAACTATATACTGACCAGTGCAAATACTCTCTCATGTTTGGGTTGGTTGGGGTCGGAGCATCAGGATCCACCATAACCTTAAAAAACAAGCGAAATTCCAAACATGTCTTGATAATTATTTCCAGAATAAGAAAACtacatgaaaaatcatgaaacccTAGATTATACACTTGATTGTGTACAACTAGTGCAAAGGAACAAGAAATAATGGTATATATGGCTGgcctttgttttattttgtatgatgtaatttgattGGATACAATAGTTTAAGAATGAAGGAATTAAACAACTTTTTGTACATACCAAAAGTATCATAAGAGCCCGTGCTCTTAAACAGTCATGATATTTCTGTGGTTATAAATAAAtgttattaagggtaaaatgaagagATCCTATAGAAAGACACAAATCTCATGTTCCCGTCTGAAATCCATAGAAATCTATGCTTTTCGATGAAAAGTCCGTTGGAAACATTTTTAGTAATGATTTCAATATAGAAAGGTGTTATTCTTCGTAGAACAGATAAAAACTGAAGACGAAAAGAGTGATATATAAAATGAATATAGGATTACCAGAGTGTAAAAGTTGCAAACATCTGCCCCTCCAATAACATGTCATGGTATTTCTATAGCTATAAGAACAtgttattaagggtaaaataaaaaGATCAAAGATAGAAATACACAAATCTCACGTGTCCATCCGAAATCCGTCGAAAACCTAAGCTTTCCGATGAAAAGTCTGTCAAAAACATTTCTAATATGGGTTTCAATATAGAAAGGTGTTATTCTTCGTAGAACAGATAAAAATAGAATAACGAAAAGAGTGATATATAAAATGAATATAGGATGTTTACTAGAGTGTTAAAGGTGCAAACATCTACCCCTCCTCATGACATTTCTATGGCTATAAGAACATGCTTTAacggtaaaataaaaaaaatcatagtgAAAGACGCAAATCTCACGTGTCCATTCGAAATCCGTCGAAAACCTAAGCTTTCCGACGAAAAGTCTGTCACAACAATTGTAATAGTGGTTTCAATACAGAAAGATGTTATTCTTCATCGAATAGACAAAAACAGAAAGACGGAAAGAGTGATATATAAAATGAATATAGGATATTTACCAGAGTGTAAAAGTTGCAAGCATCCGCCCCTCCAATCTCAATCCTAGGCTGGTGAATAACCTGAGAAGGCCTAAAGTCACAGCCATTAATAACCTCTCTACTGTTGTAAACCACTCTTAGGTCAATAGATCTTGTAAATGGATCCAAAACATCTCCAATCACTCTACCAAGTACCAATGTGTCTCTTCCTCTTGCCATTTTCATACTAACACTTTTTGCTTAAATGAGAtttatttcttgctttaatacaGTTTCTTGCATGAACTCAATGAATATGATCAAAGGGTGTAGCTAACTATGACTATTTATAGTATGTTATATGTATGTTTGAGTATCTAAATATATGCTTCATGTCTTTTTGTGCCATTCCAAGAATCTAAACCTTTtttattcttctctttttctgCTACTTGGATATATATACCGTTATATTCGATCATCTTTCTGCAACTCAAAAACTTCCATACACGCAAGAGTTTATCAATCTTATTTGTTCTCATCTTCTTTCTATGCAACAAGTAGAAAATATCAACAGTGACAATATTGTTTAACTTCCTTGAGTTACTAGGAGCTGAGATTtcttagctttgttaggtgacaAAGTAAAGAATAATTACATTATCAACGTATTTTAAGCTACTATAACAGATAAGTGCAATCCAAATTAAAAGAGATGCATCATGTCATTCTAATGGCTGGCTTATGTGTTGAACAGAAGGATTTGAAAATGGAAGAACATCcctatatgtgatttgaggcatgaGATTGAGGGTAGCTGAGAGACATGGGGAGGGGGGGAGTTACATGACAGGCTTGGGTACGGTTATTACCAATTAAAGAGGCCACAATTAAAGGATCCTCATTTTAGCTTAGTtcgtatataattggtaaatatatgtgtttacccgtaaaacggtacagttgaatttatacatggtttatagataagtgaattaatttgatccaaaaaataaCAGATGAATTAGACAGAAATATAAGACTTAGCCTTAAAATTGGAATAAACCGACAGATATCTTAGTTTCGAGCGCAGAGCTACCGGGAGCAATAAGAACAGTGCaaataagcaagaaagtaaaatgcTATTTGAGCTTTTGATGAAGTATAGTATATGCTTGTTAGAaaatttcgtgtccttacaatgatgatagagctcactatttatagttacacctagggaacaaggtcctaggattaaGCTCCTCTTTAATGATAATTATGAGGGCAATTGAAAAATGTGTAACGGTGGgcagtgaatgccatattctctGTAATGGAGCATGCacttaatgctgtagaatattcttcattgaatacTACCAGATGACgtcatttattttgtctttatgagtatcattctctcCGATGACAAGCGAGATCATTGCCTTCGGGTTTGGTTATCTTCTGTCTTCAGTTCCACATGTCGCTTTCTCATGCGATCattaaatatgaatatattttaccccatacagatagtccccctactttttgGTGGCATAACTTTGTGCCACCAGAAAGTTGGTAGAGATACCTTTCTTGGCGGAAAATTCTCTGACACCCTCTAAAAAGTTTCTGACAATTGATTAGATGGACGCCTCTCcatatttaatgccccgaacacgcgtcatcccacgattcagcatcacttttgccggttatcgaggtaattatggccacgattttagccgcctattcctttacttatacgtaTCAAACTTCTTCATTTATGCTTCATAATTCTCTAAAATTTCTCAAACTCTCTTCACTCAACTCGTATTTTGTTCTTTAACCTTCTTCTTGAGAAAAAAACCTTCATTCCTTTCTGATAAAAAATGGCCTCTTCTTCTAGAAACcctagttcttcaaagaacaaaaGTAAAGCTGATGCTTCTGCTCCTCCTTCGGTGAGCTCCATCATCCCAAAGAGTCTTGTCACAACTAAAGACTTTGAAGAAAAGTATCCTTCCATCCACCCTCGTACGTGGACCGTTACGTATACCCTTCTTCCATCTGTTCTTCCAGTATTTttgttgtgaaggaagactgccaTTGTCAAGATTTAGACATTATCGCTCCTAACATAGCGGAGTGGATAACCTTACCTAAGAAGGGTTTTACGTATTTTTATATGTATCCCTTCACTTTCGGGCCGTTCTCTTTGAATGGAGAGCTTGACTCTGTCATCGTGGAGTTCTGCATCCTCTACCAGGTATGTCTGGTACAAGTAAGTCCTTATGTGTGGAGGACAGTCACTTGTCTTCGGCGTATGTGCCAGGATACAGGAGAGGAGCTAACCCTAGCTCAAttgatgaacctttattcccccaagatcttccgcgggggaatgataaatttgAGCAAGCGTGGCCACCATACTCTGTTGTCCAGgatggatgatgacaatgaccaTGGGTGGATGGAATAGTTCATTGCAGTCGCCACCAGTGACATCATTCCGGCCATGGCCTCATCCTTTCTAGAAttatggaaccgcactcgtaagtttTCAATTTGTCTTTACTTCTGTTAAAGATCGTCCCATATTGTTATTGACCCTTCTTCTTTCGCTTATTTCAGTGACTCGGTAAGTGCCCTAaggttgaaggcttggaccagtgggtccAGAAATTTTGGACGTTACTACGCCCGAGACCCGCACGTGGAAAGAGATGGCCCTTAGATATGGGTGGAAggcaaaaatcatggtaagtcgAACTCATCGTATTTTTACCTTTCATATAAAAAAGTTGTTTAACCCTTCTCCTGTAGAATTCAGGTCTACCCCAGGGCTCAGTTATCGTCCCCGAGTAGGACGTTTTGGCTAATTCTGCTGATGCGGCGAGGTTGTTGTAGGAGGCTTTTACGAAAACAGGTGTCTCCGGGCCTACTTCTGGTGCAAGTGTTTCTTCTCAGAGTCCCATaccggagaacaagcaaccaaaaagaagacGTTCCTCCGCGGTCGGGTAAAAGAATAAAAGGTAAATAGTGTCACTCCTGAATCATCTTCGAAAGTTATGGCGATGAGCCCCTAGCCCGAGCCGGCCATTGACACCGTGATGATTGACGATGATGGAGAAGCCAACGAGGAGGGGGCTTCTCTATAGAGAAGACGACGACCTTCCTCAGCTCAACATGCtgctcaatctgttgagttagttacatTAACTGAGGATGATGCCTCGGCACTCTAGGGGGAGTATGACATGGTGGAAAATACCAACTCCCTCTTCAGAATCCCAGTCGACATGCCCGGTACAGTGAGGCTGAGTACTGGGTCCTGCCGTCTtcggttgatgagcaaccaacGACCAACACTGCGCTTGTCGCAACCACTTTTCATCCTTCAACGCCATCAGTTTCATCTTTCTTTTCTCCAATTCTGCCTTCGCCACCAGCAACTGCTTCATCATTTCTGTCGGTCGCAACAGCTCGATATGAGGATGTCCCTCTTCTccagtccctagttcatgggaACCTAGgacaaaattatgctgccccctCAGAAGATCCCCAAAGGAGGAGGAGCACCACCCCCTCAGTTTCCACCAGATGCAATCTATTGTCCCGGCTggtggaacttgctaactatATGAATCCCctggcttcagagaaagatagGGAAAAGATACAAactctctcgggagagtgtttgttgaacaatgccatgcacaacgcAACGACTGTATAGTTTTTACTTTCTATATTGTTTCATCTATTTGTATTATGACAAGATTTTGAATTTGCATTCTTGTTTTGCAGGCCAACTTCCTTACTTAAAAGGCTGATTCGCGATAAGGAGGAGCTTACCTTTGAGCGGGACCAACTTTTGGTCGAGCAAAATCAAACTGTTACTCGCCTCTCGGAACTAGAAGCACGAGCCGCTAAAGCTGCTGAATTGGAGGCTGAGTTGCAGCAGAGTGAGTAAGAAGTAGTGATCCTTATCCAAGAGGTTGTCCTATTAAGGGCATAATTTTGAAGAGACTAAGGCCAAATAGGTTGAAGTCCATAATGTTGTTCTTGCTGCATCCGATCGTAGTGCTGCTTCCGCTATAAGACtgaataatttggaggcagcctTAAACTCCAAAGCTGAAGAGCTTGATGCTTCCGGGGTGAAGTATGCCCAATtggaagagaaaaataagaaaaccttAGAGCATAATAAAATTTATAGCTCCATTGTACGTGATTTTGATGCCAGTCTCCGATCCATGAGATTCGCGCGAGACAACCTCTCTGCTGAGGTCGGCTAGCTCAAAGAAGAACTTCAGCACTgagcggcttccctcattgttgaaaaaacataTGCTATGTATATCATGAGAAGAAAAACCTTGAGAGAGGCCAAAACAGGTGTCAAtgactttgatgccgaaattgctaaggcccgtgAGCTGGAGTTATCTGCTAAAAGGGGTCTTCTGGAATAGCTTGATGCTACCAATTCTTCTGGTTCAGGTTTTGAGTTTTCGGGAACTGGAGAAGAAACAGAAGGCAACAATACTGAAGGCCACAATGATGAAGGCCAAAATATTGAACCGTCGACGA
The sequence above is drawn from the Nicotiana tabacum cultivar K326 chromosome 13, ASM71507v2, whole genome shotgun sequence genome and encodes:
- the LOC107825023 gene encoding acyltransferase GLAUCE-like, whose amino-acid sequence is MGTLYQPLESTIQELKVTIQDTSLVFPSEETQKKPMFLSNIDQVLNFDVQTLHFFPANSEFPPEIVKEKLRNALSKVLVPYDFLAGRLKMNHQIGRLEIDCNAEGAVFVVASSELTLKEIGDLVYPNPGFRQLITQSIDLLEKDDKPLCIIQVTSFKCGGFAMGTSTNHITFDGTSYKIFLQNLASQAFGDDKPLAIVPCNDRSLLAARSPPRVDFPHPELLKLEVPIGEELNPTVFETLEEELVFKIFKLNSSDISSLKDKAKDENAPHAKVTSFNVVTAYVWKCKALSFDVENNSERISTVLFAVDIRPRLNPPLPKSYTGNAVLTSYASATCHELEEWPFCKIVAMVSKGAMRMTDEYARSAIDWGEFYKGFPNGEFLISSWWRLGFSEVEYPWGKPKYSCPVVSHRKDIILLFPNIDDGITSSSNDGVNILVALPIKQMEKFESYFNKFLLA
- the LOC107825024 gene encoding protein VERNALIZATION 3-like, which encodes MKMARGRDTLVLGRVIGDVLDPFTRSIDLRVVYNSREVINGCDFRPSQVIHQPRIEIGGADACNFYTLVMVDPDAPTPTNPNMREYLHWLVTDIPATTGVNFGNEVVSYESPRPTIGIHRFVFVLFLQLRRENNVYAPQSRQNFNTRDFAQLHNLGLPTAAVYFNGQRENGTGGRRL